The Staphylococcus haemolyticus region TACGTTTGATAGTGGTTATATTGAAGCGGTAAAAAGCATTATAAAAGCATTTGGTAACTTTGATTTAGTATTTGTACAAAGTGCTTACTCACCTGAATTAATGGATTTATTACGAGTCGTCGCTACACCTCACAATACGGTCATCGATGCACAAATGTGGTCTCCGAATTATGATGCTGAACCATTAATCCAACACAAATTTGTAAAGAAACTTAATTATCAAACTGAGGAAGATCTACACCATCAATTGTTAGCTGTGACATTTCCTGGGCAATATGGCGATAGAGTATCACCAATTAAGACAACTGTTAACCCACATTTTCAAGGAACGTATAAATATGAGGGGAACAAGTCACTCGTGTTAGAAGGTGATTTCGGTACATCATTCAAACCTATTGTTACGTGGACACAAAGTTTAGTAAGTGATGAAGATAAGGTTAACGAGCTTTGGCCGGAGTATTCACTTGAAGGAGATGTCGAAATCGAGTACACATTTAGATTATCTCCGTTTGGATCAACGGAATATCCAGATACAACATTACGTTTTGAGCATAAAGATTTAAATCAACCTATTCAATTACCATTAAGGACGACTCAAATGAATGTCAGCGTATCTCTTAAAGCAAAAGGAAAGGGTAAATTACGTATTGGTGCCATTCATAAACGTTGGTCACGACTAGAAATGGGACAATTTATTATGGGTGGACAGCGTTTTACTGATGAGAAACGAGATGAGTTTATACATTATTTCAATCCAGGTGATATGAAGCCTCCGCTCAATGTGTATTTTAGTGGTTATCGTCCTGCTGAAGGATTTGAAGGCTATTTCATGATGAATAAGATGAATGCGCCGTTTATCTTAATTGGTGACCCTCGTCTTGAAGGTGGTTCATT contains the following coding sequences:
- the asp2 gene encoding accessory Sec system protein Asp2; the encoded protein is MARKFRILQVGGKDLEPLFDSKKGVEWDYLDDALFTFDSGYIEAVKSIIKAFGNFDLVFVQSAYSPELMDLLRVVATPHNTVIDAQMWSPNYDAEPLIQHKFVKKLNYQTEEDLHHQLLAVTFPGQYGDRVSPIKTTVNPHFQGTYKYEGNKSLVLEGDFGTSFKPIVTWTQSLVSDEDKVNELWPEYSLEGDVEIEYTFRLSPFGSTEYPDTTLRFEHKDLNQPIQLPLRTTQMNVSVSLKAKGKGKLRIGAIHKRWSRLEMGQFIMGGQRFTDEKRDEFIHYFNPGDMKPPLNVYFSGYRPAEGFEGYFMMNKMNAPFILIGDPRLEGGSFYLGSETFEQGIINVIQNALDFLGFKHDELILSGLSMGSFGALYYAAQLEPAAVVVGKPLLNIGTIADNMKLLRPNEFGTANDVLLANTGGISTSDVQHLDSRFWEKLKNSNLTNTIFAIAYMYNDDYDATAFQNLSPVLSQQGSHVMSRGVPGRHNDDSPTITSWFVNFYNIILKDQFGRDSDVSIK